A single window of Nicotiana sylvestris chromosome 3, ASM39365v2, whole genome shotgun sequence DNA harbors:
- the LOC104247587 gene encoding ceramide synthase LOH2-like yields the protein MDSIWVNDVAPGVPDLMYAIYFIFAFFAARFFLDRFIFRRLAILLLRLGTTHLKIDEPTRAKIVKCSESMWKLAYYGTIEFCVLKVAYHEPWFLDIKEYFRGWPNQELQVGIKFIYMCQCGFYLYSIAALLVWETRRKDFSVMMSHHIVTVILISYSYILSFFRIGIVILALHDGSDVFLEAAKVFKYSEKELGASLFFGLFAISWFVLRLVFFPFWVIQSSSYYLCEVLRLSEAYDTMVYYVFNTMLLTLLVFHLYWWILICSMIMRQLKNRGKVGEDIRSDSEDDD from the exons atggaCTCGATTTGGGTAAATGATGTTGCCCCTGGCGTTCCGGATTTGATGTATGCGATTTACTTCATATTTGCTTTCTTCGCCGCCAGGTTCTTTCTTGACAGATTCATCTTTCGC AGGCTAGCCATTTTGTTGCTGCGATTGGGAACCACCCACTTGAAAATTGATGAGCCTACAAGAGCAAAAATTGTTAAATGCTCTGAATCCATGTGGAAACTTGCATATTATGGCACTATTGAGTTTTGTGTCCTAAAAGTTGCCTATCACGAGCCATGGTTCCTAGACATTAAGGAGTATTTCAGGGGCTGGCCAAATCAAGAGCTACA GGTTGGAATAAAATTTATCTATATGTGCCAATGTGGGTTCTACCTCTATAGCATTGCTGCCCTCCTCGTTTGGGAAACACGAAGGAAAGACTTCTCTGTGATGATGTCTCATCACATAGTCACAGTTATTCTGATATCATACTCGTACATTTTAAG CTTCTTTAGAATTGGGATTGTTATTCTTGCATTGCACGATGGAAGTGACGTCTTTCTTGAAGCTGCTAAAGTGTTTAAGTACTCGGAGAAGGAGCTTGGAGCTAGCTTGTTCTTTGGTCTTTTTGCTATCTCTTGGTTTGTACTTAGGCTGGTTTTCTTTCCATTTTGGGTCATACAATCCTCAAG CTACTATTTATGTGAGGTCTTGAGGCTGTCTGAGGCCTATGATACAATGGTATACTATGTCTTCAACACAATGCTCTTGACTCTACTTGTGTTCCACTTGTATTGGTGGATTCTAATATGTTCAATGATCATGAGGCAGTTGAAAAATAGAGGAAAAGTTGGGGAAGATATTAGATCTG ATTCAGAAGATGATGACTAG